One window from the genome of Nicotiana sylvestris chromosome 9, ASM39365v2, whole genome shotgun sequence encodes:
- the LOC138877710 gene encoding uncharacterized protein gives MPQILQCAEKRPRAAMERRMYRRPEKTESVSILAAITRQSGHSITPKTSTGEMLYSLAYGTDAVIPVEVGEPSLRYSNESGPSNDESRLQDLDEVEERRNIAHIRMVAQKQQVERYYNKRAKVRPLKVGDCILKAKTQASKDPNEGKLGTNWDGPYKIIAATKKGAFQLETMEEKLLQNNWNVAHLKYFHF, from the exons atgccacaaattcttcaatgtgctgAAAAAAGACCACGGGCTGCAATGGAACGAAGAATGTATCGACGCCCTGAGAAAACTGAAAGCGTATCTATCCTCGCCGCCATTACTCGTCAAAGCGGACACAG TATAACACCAAAAACTAGCACAGGAGAAATGCTATACTCACTGGCCTACGGGACTGATGCAGTTATACCCGTCGAAGTCGGAGAACCtagtttgagatactccaacgagAGTGGACCAAGCAACGATgaaagtaggctacaagatctggatgaagtcGAAGAACGGAGAAATATAgcccacataagaatggtagcccagaaACAACAGgtagaaagatactacaacaagagAGCCAAGGTGCGACCACTCAAAGTCGGAGACTGCAtcctcaaggccaaaacacaagcatcaaaagaccctaatgagggaaaattgggaacgaactgggacggaccatacaaaatTATAGCTGCAACAAAAAAAGGAGCATTCCAGTTAGAAACAATGGAGGAAAAAttactccaaaacaactggaatgttgcccacctcaagtacttccacttctAA